The Candidatus Obscuribacterales bacterium genome contains a region encoding:
- the argC gene encoding N-acetyl-gamma-glutamyl-phosphate reductase yields MGDAERISVGIVGASGYGGVQLVRLLFDHPKLDLVYLGGDSTAGKPFSDLYPHLGHAITQSIEAIDLDQIADRCQVVFLSLPNGIACDLAPRLLERGCRVLDLSADYRFFDLDTYQTWYGKERSDRAVAETAVYGLPELYRSQIAQARLVGCPGCYPTASLLALSPLLKQGLVSPETAIIDAKSGTSGGGRQAKTNMLLAEADNSLGAYGVARHRHTPEIEQICSDLAGHEVMVQFTPHLIPMARGILATVYATMRDPGLVREDLSTIYQAFYRSSPWVKILPSGVYPQTKWACGTNLCYIGIEVDQRTGRVIVMSAIDNLLKGQAGQALQCLNIMMGWDETLGLPQLCFYP; encoded by the coding sequence ATGGGTGACGCGGAACGGATATCAGTGGGGATTGTGGGTGCCTCTGGCTATGGCGGCGTGCAGTTGGTACGGCTTTTATTCGACCATCCCAAGCTTGATCTGGTGTATTTAGGTGGCGATAGCACAGCCGGAAAGCCATTTTCTGACCTCTACCCCCACTTGGGGCACGCCATTACCCAGTCTATTGAGGCGATCGATCTGGATCAAATTGCCGATCGCTGCCAGGTGGTGTTCCTGTCTCTCCCCAATGGCATCGCCTGTGATTTAGCGCCACGCCTACTAGAGCGGGGCTGTCGAGTTTTAGATCTATCCGCAGATTACCGATTCTTTGACCTGGATACCTATCAAACTTGGTACGGCAAAGAAAGGAGCGATCGCGCCGTGGCGGAAACAGCGGTTTATGGATTGCCCGAGCTGTACCGTAGCCAAATTGCCCAAGCTCGCCTCGTGGGCTGTCCTGGCTGCTATCCCACCGCCAGCCTGTTGGCCCTATCGCCGCTGCTGAAGCAAGGTTTGGTATCCCCCGAAACCGCCATTATTGACGCTAAATCAGGAACCTCTGGCGGCGGTCGCCAGGCTAAAACCAATATGTTGCTAGCCGAAGCTGACAATAGCCTCGGGGCCTACGGCGTGGCCCGCCATCGCCACACGCCTGAAATTGAGCAGATTTGTAGCGATCTTGCTGGTCATGAGGTGATGGTGCAGTTTACTCCTCATCTGATTCCCATGGCGCGGGGTATTTTAGCCACCGTCTATGCCACCATGCGCGATCCGGGGCTGGTGCGGGAGGATTTATCAACGATTTATCAAGCTTTTTACCGCTCGTCTCCCTGGGTGAAGATTTTACCCAGCGGCGTCTATCCCCAAACCAAGTGGGCCTGCGGCACCAACCTATGCTACATCGGTATTGAAGTCGATCAACGCACCGGACGAGTGATTGTCATGTCGGCCATTGATAATTTGCTGAAGGGTCAGGCCGGCCAAGCTTTACAATGTCTAAATATTATGATGGGTTGGGACGAAACCCTAGGATTACCGCAGCTTTGCTTTTATCCTTAG